CACCATATGCTGGTGTGGTGGTCATCGGTGGCATATTTGGGTTGTTTGTCGGCGTCGTGCTTGTAGTTGCCCCTCCGGCGGTGCTGGAAATTTGCATGTTCAAGTATCATAAGCAACTTTCTTTTGAATGCATACATAACACAGAAAAATCTTGAACATTATGTGAGTAGAGAGTATTCAATAACCTAACTCAGATAAACAAAACCAGTTGGACGGTGACTATCTATGTCTGTCAGAAGAATCCTAAGAACCAGAGAATTGTCCAATATTATATTGTCATACATGGAACCAAAGCACAATATATCAGATTTTATTGCCTGTTTACACGAGACCAAGAGAAATGTCAATCTGGGAGAATCCACTTGGTAGAAAAGAAACTAAAGATATCAAGTTCAAGGACAGACTACTATAGTTTTAGGACCCATgtgaaaaagtcaccaaaaaTGGTCCTAAAAGTAGATTCTTTGGAATACAATCTCATAGCATGTTCGAAAATTTTtcaataatcacataacctgaTAGCCCTTCAACAAGTTCTCATGGCACTAACATAGTACATACTTTGCTCTCAAAGACAGCTCTTGATTATAACCAAGGGTGTTGCTGAGTGATGAAGAGCAGTATAGTAGTTTCTATCAATGTGATATAAAGACAACTACCTCATCTAGTTACCAGAAACATTAAAGATGCATCCCATGTTTGAAAAGAATTGGTGGGAAACTGATTTGATTGGAATCTGGATTCTTCATTTTCCTAAAAGGCAAAGCAAGTTTGAAGAGCAtcccaaagaaaaaaaaagcatcTTTGCCATGCCTTCCCATCGATCTCTAGTCAAGTAGCACTGGCAAAGTTGTAGTTCAAGGTGACTTTTAGGACCACCAACAGGAGCGTCCAGGCTCCCAAGGCGCCCTTACAGCTCACATATTTCTAATTTTGGCCCATGCAGAAGGTAAAATAACAAGAATTATGGACACTATCATTGGACCCTGAAGCAAATTTAAGCAAAAATGATCCCTACCATAGATGATGGACACTATCATCTTCCCTTGTTAAATGTGGGAGCATTTTTATGGAGCCATTATCTGAAAAGCAGTGCACATGTCTCCAGTTTCATCTTGAGATTCCCATGACGAAATGCATATTGTTTTGAGTCTTTAATATTTTGATAAGTTTAGGACAAGCTCAGTAGTTTACTCATTGGTAGTTACATTATTGTCTCATTGTCCTTGTCTGCTTGGAAATTCTtctaaaaagaaattttacGGGAAAAGGGACTGCAGCGTGTCTGTTTCACATTTTGTTTTGTCCCGAGAAACGCACGCTAAATGCTTAGTCCCCCTGAAGCTTTGTTGCTGTGATCATGAGCCACAATTACCTATACTAGCAAAAATTATGCAGTTATTTTTCTCTAAACTCGGTTCACATGGACTAATCCGCAGAGGATGAAATAGACATTTTGATACGTTTTTAGTCTATCGAAGACTTAATCAAGCATAAGAACAGTAATTTCTAATCAAAGACACAAAACAAGCCAGTACTAGCACCTTGTATATATTTTCAGATCTGTTGTTTATTTTTAAGGACAATAGATGGTTTCATATGCACAAATGACAAAGACAATGGCCCACAGGAATACCTTCCCAGCCCTCTCCCCAACGCAATCAATATGCATAGACAAAGCTGAAAGGTCATACTGAGGACAAATACTGCATCGATATAGCAGCAGCATGTAGCCTGCAACCTGCAGGCCTCAAAACCAGAATTAACCATACccatgttgaatttaattgtctGTTTGTTGGAAATATCAAATGTTCTAAAACTGACTAGGAGTCTTGTCCAATCATGGAGACCATGCATTCAATAGGGGAGAACAAATTGAAACTAGTGCCCTCTTAATATGAACGTTGGACGCTCAGATGGAGAAGAGTTGCATGCAAGAAGACGCGTGTGATACATCCACGAGAGGTTGATAATAGAAAAACTAATTCACAAATATTACACTAATTAAGAATAAATCAAAGAAACATACCTTGGAGAAGATGGATACACACAAGATCCATAACCTACACAACAGAAACAAATAAAAGagaattataagaaaaaatacCCATCAACaacagcagaaaaggagaaaaaaataaataaaaacaggtAGACTAACTGGGGTCAGTTTTGGCAACAGTGGCAGTGCCAGAGAAGTCACAAGAACCAGGGGCCATGGCCTTGCGTTGGAAGTAGCTATTGAAGGCATAAGAAGCATGAGCTTGGATGGTGTTGGGGAGGAAGCACAACCCATTAGATTGAATGGGGATACAGTCAGCACCAGCACTACATGCATAGTCTATAGCAGTTTGCAATGCCTGGTTGCTTGCATCACTTCTTGCCACGCACCAGTTCCCCTCCGCCGTCGGTAGAATGGTAACAGTCTcaaggatgatgatgatgacaaATAATATGAAGATGAGCTTCTTTGAAAGTGCTTCCATGGAGGAGAGGACTGTGGGTGTGTGAGTTATAGGATGCTGAGCTAGTGATGGGATTAGTTGGTAAAGGAAGAAAGAGAGAAGTGGGAAGAGAGGAGGcttctttattctttcttttacttcttttttgggcttttctttttatctttttgttggatatttatttttaattttagtatggattttattatttttaaatccaCTTTGATatgtctttaaaaaaataaatttgaaatgaagAATGTTTACAGAAGAATGAGAAATGACTGCCGGACTTTTCATTTTCTATATTGAGATAAAAGTTAGatccttaaaaaaatattttttaaattcatactATGTCAGTTTTTCCTTATGCAAATCAACGTATTCTTGTAAGTTCTAATCTAGACGTACGAGTAGGTCGAGTCTATTGTGAGTACAAATTCAACAAAAAGTAATCCAGTTCGGTGACGTGATGCGAAGGAAAATAATCGGTCCAGTCACTTTGCAGTTTTGATCGCATGCGCATCGGAGAATTAAATAGCTATCTGGCGTAGAATGTAGAACTAACAAATCCGTAAGTACGTACGGATCCGTGTAATATAGACAATCGACAGTGTAGCAGAGAAGCTATTAAGCGTCACTAGTAAATAAAGATcagaaagaaataaaagaagagGGATATTCTctatttatctaaatttataaaactattataaatcttattttttaaatctcataacattaaataaattaaattttttctttcatttaaagtgttttcatgtataaaataaattaagccAATCAAATGCTATCTTTAATACGGGAAAATTGTTTGGGTATTTTTAAATGCCACTCAcgaaaaaattattgtttttaaaaatattacttttcataatatataaatgtattttttatataaaaaaattaaaataaaatttatgagaaatactatttttaaatatttaatatcatattatatagaacagattttttatattttaaaaccaattaattttataaatataatgaaattGAATTTTAGTTTCTTTaaacttaaataaataaaatattagttcTGAAACATTCCGTAGTTTTCCAAAGATCCATTCATTTGACATAACAAATTTTCTATCGATGTGTTGCTGGTTTCAAATTTTTTGTGATTAAATGTCGCTGGGATTAGACTTAGAAATCAATGGCAAAAAATGttgaataattttgatttttaatttactgaattaaattaaattaaattatttaatttaattcgattatatttttaatattaatttaattcaatttaatttaataattataatatttttattttttaattttttaattttaatacaatttaaaattaaattagtcgAATACTCCCCTAATCTCTTATCCTTTTTCAATGtctttaaaaactaaaaatatttcatctccaagaaacttttttttaatcttttatcaGAAAATTgtctaattatattttatttaactattgaactttaataatataatattgattTCAATTCTAATAACTGAAGTGGCAAAAGATCAAGTTccgtttctatttattttttcaaaaaatacattaaaaattaattgagaaaAGCTAAAAATTGTAATCCCATActcatatatatctatataaataacaattttttaaaaactaaaaatacaTGTAGACACCTAAAAATCTCAtaacattattaattttttaaaatattaatttcacatctatacttttaaaaataaaattaattaattctcaAATGTACCATCAACATCAAGAGTGCACCAAGAGTGAATACACGCTACAGAGACCGagaagttttaattaattttgacatgaaaaagaaataaaagattcTAGTTACTTTTTCTTCTTCCCAAGTTTCTCTATTGTTATTCTTCCATGCTCCTTGGTCAATTTCTCTCAAAATCTTGAGACTCTCAACTTATACTTTTTGTACTTTCTCAGTAGCGTCTGCTCAATGATGGATAATAAATCTAAATATGCACAAGCCTTTCTCGTGTATCTTCTCAATGACGTCAAGTCATAGTCAATGTCTGTAATGGTTTTCTCTCACACCATTTATAGGGTGTGCTCTGTAAATTTAACGAATTTCTGATAGTTCTTCTCAGCAGTGTGAAGTGAAGCAATATGGATAATCTTCACTTGAGTTTTTGCTCAATTCTTTCTCAATGGGTTTgtactcttttttttattattatttttttgagttAATATTCTCTATTGTTGATTGtgaaaaaatatagataatgaaattaatttatttttattgacatAAATCTTCAATTTATCGTTGATTATTGTAAAAATATGAAGAAATAAGAGAATGAATCTTAAATACCATGTCTATTGGCATTTGTTAATCattgattatataaaaatttgattttgtttatttattgtgaaaaatattaaatgtacttttattttaaatacggCAGAGCGAAAAGATGAGAAATGGATATGTAATTTTCCATTTGTTTTTTAGAAGAATTAAAAAgtaaaggagaagaaaaaaaaataaaatagaaaaaaaagagagttattgcataaaaaattttaaaaaatatatatttaatatatatataaaataagtatCCAACAATTAATACACATTAACATCATTTTTAATATGTTAGAATGATGGTATAGcatactttttttaatttttaaacataaagtttagttaatttaaattttttaaaaataaagtgtgaaATGAGACGATTTGAAAAATTAAGTGTGATAAAATTTTTCTGAATTTatgtatttaactttttttaaataattaaaaaaaagcttGTATctatttgaatataaatagtaataaaaGTAAGTGCTTCAAATACAATTAATAGGTATATTGAATTTTCCCTGCCTCACactcaattatttttaaatgggtaattcatttttctattttattaaatcatttgtacaaataatataatattttagacggttaaaaaaattatttgtaatataaaaattaaagaatagtaaacaaaaagagaatatgaaaataataataataataaagcaacAGGAAAGAGATAATAAAACGGAAAACTCAAAATTATGAAAAGCCTATAACCTATTAGAAATTTATGGAGGAAAAAAAACACGGtgattttattaaagaaaaaattaaaaaagaaattttcgtCGCCTGAGAGATTCGAACTCTCGCGGGGAAACCCCATGTACTTAGCAGGCACACGCCTTAACCACTCGGCCAAAGCGACTTCCGTTGCTAAGCGAGAATGAAAAGCTCTTGCAAATTTCGGAAAAGCTGGTTCAAACTTCAAATGCTCACTTTACTTCGATCATGCTACAGCTTGAGCTACAAATGCCGGTATCTACAATGGAAGATTAAGAGAAGAGTCATAAGTATAAGCCCTACCGCTTTAATGCCTTGATTAAAGACAAATTGAGCTCAAGGATAGCTGAAATCTGCATATTATAGAAAGATTCATGAGTAAATTACACACAGGGATGTAAATTCGTTTATCAATCACATAGCAGGGAGGATAGATTCCATAAAAGTGAGAAAACTTGAAGAGGACTTtttgtttctcttctttctaATTGCCCTTGAAAAATACACGAGCAGAAGAGAGTCACAGCCAAGCCATCACCTGCAGCAATTAAAGAGGAGTAGCGGAACCAAATAGATCTGCAAGTGAAGGAAAAGAGTCCATGGAAGATGCAGCTCGTGCCTACGCCGCCACCCTTGCATTTTGCTTGAATTGATTTATAATTAGAGCCGTTCATCCCACAAACAATCATTGATTTCAGTGACTTGGTTCCACCAAGAACTCAACAACATGAATTTACCCACGAATAAGCTATTATTTCGTTATGATGATCACATGCTTCTACTTCCCCCTCCTTTGGCCCCCTGATGAGATATTTGGCCACTGGAGAAGATGTATAATTAACCATTTTCACTATTTCTGCTGCAATGCTCTCTGGCAGACAGGGCATTTCAGCGGCTCAAGAACCCAGTCTTTGCTGAGGTGATGTGATGGTGATGGTCAAAAGCTTGGTTTGGTCTGCCCGAGGTGAATGTCGAGAGAGCTGTGTCAAGTTGAGATGTGGAATGGATTTTTCGTGTCGAGGAAAGGGTTGAATCGAACCAGAtcaattagaatttatttttcactttaaaCTGAAAAACGCTCTCCAAGGAAGTTGAGGGTGAAAGGCAGCTGAAGAGGGAGAGAAGCAGTGAGGAAAGATCAGGTGAGACGAGCACTGCCATTCAAGCTGCGTTCACAGAAGTAccttttcaaaaatattattttaaaaatattaaaaaataatttaaaattatttttaatataatttagtgAGTAAAATAATAAGACATAATtactttcatatttttaaaatataatttaattaattaaaatatattttatcatttaaaaattatattaaaatatctctgtattttaatttcattactttcataaaattaaatttattttttctcgaTAGTTCAAATAGAATAAACTCTTTATTCtactcaataataataataataataataataataataataataataataataataataataataataataatttacattcttttaatctttatattagATCCTACATGGTACACATAGATTTGTTTCCTAAAAAATTGAATCCATTGTTAACTAATTAACCAAATATCTGGCCGtaatcgaatcgaactaaatcgaattttaataaatttaaattcgattagaaaataaatttaaaaatttaaattcgaatTCGACTCGAATTTCATTTATAAGTTCAAGttcgattcataaaataaatattaaattcgaTTTCGGTTCGAACTCGATTCATAATAAACTTGTTTATCACGTTAATAAGCCAACTCAAACTCCGTTCAAAAAAttcgaatttaaatttatttagtttcgaatttgagctcgattatattataaacaaactcaATATAATTCAAGTTTATTTATCACGTTAACAAACTAACTCAAACTCCGTTCAAAAAACTCGAATTTGAGTTTATTTAGTCTCAAATTTGAgctcgattatattataaacaaactcaaaataatttaaatttatttaaattataaataaatttaaattataagattattaagagacttttaaattaatttttttatttaattgagatCTTTCGaattaaaaactaataaaaaaacatGTAGAAGAGTTATTTTTTTACGATTTTTCATATTCCTTCAACTTTTGATGTGAGATTAGtgttagtaaaaaaatttattcgcGAGCCTAAACGAGTCGAATACTATTAAGTTCAAGTTCAGCTAGTTTATTAAACGAGTCTAAAAAGTGAGCTCGAACTCGGCCGAGTccgatcgagtttttatcgagtcgagtctcaaatagctcacgaatagtttagttcatttacacccctacAAATATcattatcaaattttaaaaaaatgctaaaagataaaattttatccttgaattatataaaaaaagtttaaaaaatgtaaaatcttatgttgtgatttaaatttaatcatgagctattattaaaaaattaaataaatttaaattgtctctttaataataattcaaagatattttaaatttttttaaccttttaataataatttaaaggtaaaatttaaactaatgaaatttaaaatcttttattcttgatataatttagaaataaatttatttttttttataaaaaaatccttaattttattatgattatttttaaaaaaagagttTATATGTAATAACCAACTAATATACggagttaaaaatataaaatttaatattttaatttaatagaattttagaataattttttttgaaaaaaaaatctttcattttattatgatttttttaaaaaaaaaaaaaaaaacctaaatgCTATAGAGCAATCAATGAACAGAATAACAAAAAATGCTAGTTATATGTGGGATTATACACACTTCTaccgaattaaattttaaagttgcATAAAATTACAAAGTAGTTTTGAAATTACTTCGATTTAAAGAGGAATTAGAATCGTAAAAGTAGGAGTAAGAGTTTTTGAATTAAATCTCCAAAACACACAAGCCTTTGTTTTTCAATTACCAATAGGCCTAGAAATTAAAGCTATGAAAAATTGAGATCCTGTGTATATAATTTAGCCAAAGATACATTCAGCAgataacacatgtttcagaatGGGCTGCAAAACAATCAGCAGAATGGTACGCAAATTGCATTAGGCCATTCATATTTAGCAACACACATCACAACAGAAAACTCAATCAAGAGAAGCACAaggggaaaaaaataaattataaattttctccTGATGTAATTATCAGAACTCATTACATTCAAAAAATGGGTATATGAAATTTATAATGATTGTTGTACACTCgcttctcttctctctctctctctctctgtgtgtgtgtctccctctcc
The genomic region above belongs to Manihot esculenta cultivar AM560-2 chromosome 3, M.esculenta_v8, whole genome shotgun sequence and contains:
- the LOC110611103 gene encoding PLASMODESMATA CALLOSE-BINDING PROTEIN 3, whose translation is MEALSKKLIFILFVIIIILETVTILPTAEGNWCVARSDASNQALQTAIDYACSAGADCIPIQSNGLCFLPNTIQAHASYAFNSYFQRKAMAPGSCDFSGTATVAKTDPSYGSCVYPSSPSTAGGATTSTTPTNNPNMPPMTTTPAYGDGTAGLNPGSGMTPPLPTDNSKASIGLMTAKNLIPISLLLLVLSFTS